Proteins from a single region of Hydrogenimonas thermophila:
- a CDS encoding YgaP family membrane protein, with product MECKMGDQDRLSRVVAGIILIVFAMITGNFVGWLGIIPLVTGIVGWCPLYGPLGINTCASEHDSHGDAHQ from the coding sequence ATGGAATGCAAAATGGGTGATCAAGATCGTTTAAGTAGAGTTGTAGCAGGTATTATTTTGATTGTATTTGCTATGATTACTGGAAATTTTGTTGGATGGTTGGGGATTATTCCATTAGTTACAGGCATTGTAGGCTGGTGTCCACTCTATGGACCACTTGGCATAAATACTTGTGCTTCAGAGCATGATTCTCATGGAGATGCTCACCAGTGA